The Oryzias latipes chromosome 16, ASM223467v1 genomic sequence AGCTGGGAGACTTTGAGAGGGGAAGTGCTGCCAAAGTCCAAGAAGAAAGGCCCTTCCTGTTTGGGCAGGAAGGTGGTGGGTGTGACGTTGTAGATTCCTGCTGGGACGAGCTCCAGCTCCATGTAGCAGAAACCGCATCTGGAGGAGGACGGAGACAAAAGGCAAAGCGTTTAAAAAAGCGGCTGCGCCATGTTACAGATCAGGGATGAgaatttctgttttcatttctaaaaataaaaacacaggtaGAAATGCTGCACAGGGACTGTTAATGATTAAACTCCCATTCTAATcatctttaaatctttttttttttaacctgtcctgtccaacacctgagcagacagatgagagcagaaggcctcttgtgttggacagattttactgtaacAATAGGAGGTTGTGTATCCTCTGATAgccaaggtgtatatttgaataaacccccttttgtttttattatttcttatttatttattacattttatgttatactcataaaaacacaactttgcgccacattttctttatacatgtcctccaccatcagaaaaatcccacgagaacatgttaaaaatgcaaacggagtgggtctttaataaagcATAAACCAGTGAGAAGCAGAAACATaatggctttttgtttttaattacaaGCCTGCTTTTACTTTGTGTAACTCAGAAGAGTAAcatggtaaaaaaatatatatatatattgtttccTCTCTCTGAAGCAATGCAGGGGATTTTTTTCTCACGTTGTTGCCAAGTCACAGTCACATGACCCAAACAAGATAAACACTGTTGGCAGGTGTgaaaggaaacacaaaaagggTTGCTTGAGaaagaatccatccatccatcccccaCACATGCTgggaggttgctggagcctatccctgctgatgattttttttctgcatcaccatacaaataaacttgaaaaatcataaaaatgtgatttcctggatttacATTCCGTCTCCCACAGTTGAAGTGTATCTAATGATGAACATTCACAGacatctctcatctttttacGTGGAACAGCATACACAACCAGTGACTTTTCTGccccactgggaaagctttggaCCTCCTTTACCTGTAATCTCCACTGTTCTTCTTCTGGAAGGCAGCAGTTCCAGTATCGGCCACCGTCGACACCGTCACCATCTCAAAACCAACACTGTATTgcctgcaggaaaacaaaatgtatacAAACGTGATAAATAACTGCAATAAGTATTAGTCTGTATAGTCTGACAAATgattaaactgtttattttttattatatctgAGAATCAATTTGATAAAAAGACTGAACCTGAAAAGtggtaaaaaataatattgatcTCTAAAATCTGTGTTATTATTTTCTGTCACTGGAGCTTTTTTGTTGGGACAAAGACAAAGGTTTGTTTAACCTATAAGaaataacatttcaaaaaacaaaattaaaaaaggagcagTAAAGAGTAGAGATGAAGCAAAACCGTCGTTCAGCAGAAATGTCATTAGATGTGATGAAAATCGTGGTAAAAGCTTAGATTGAGTTCCAATCAGCAGATAATCTGAGCCTGACCTGGATCCTCGCAGCTCGACGAGCAGAGGGCCGGGTCGCTCCATATTAATCTGATAGATGGGGTTATGTTTGTACGAGTCCTTATAGTTTCCACAGCCTCCGGCGCTGATGCCCTTCCACTGACCATTGATCTGAGCAGCCAAGAAATATGAGACATTCAAGGTTAGAGGGGCAACTTTCTGCACAGATTACGGAGCAGATGTAAAagtttgacacttttttttaaaagtgacatACCCTTTTTATGTGAGTGAAGGGATTTGGGATCTTGGAGAAGGAAAATTTGCCTCCGGAATAGACCTATGTGGGGAAAAATAAGATCATTATTTCTCAGAGAATTACAGGAGTTTTCATAAAACATCACTCTTTTACTCAGTTTGAAACAGGTCATTTATTAATAACATGCAGTTACAGCAGAAAGATTTCTCGGTTTCCTGCTTTGAGCAGCTCCATCCACAGATCTCTAGAGGATTTTCTGGCAGAAACTGTGATCTAAGCTGATCAGTTTCCGTCTTGGCTTGGCAGTGAAGGAGAAATGCTCACTGCAATCATATTGTTGTCAAAATACAGACTTGCAACCATTGAACACAGCAAAATGTGTGAAGAAAGCCTGGCGTGCTTTTAATAGCTCTGCAGACCTTTTGCAGTTACCACGGGGGGGTTGCATTATAAATGACTGCAGTAAGTGGGTCACACGTGTTCAAACTAAAAACACTTCACATCCTGAAATAGAGAGAAGCTGACATTCTCCTCAGAAAATTAAGTGGTTTTAGTGggagaggattttttttaaacatatttactaAGATAAAAGACGAGCTACTGCTTTCAAATAGAGCATAAAACTTCTGAAAGCAACCCAGtaaatctgaaaataaaacgTCTCTCTGTGCTGTCGAACAGAGCCTTTCAAATACTAAAAAGTatgacttaaagacccactccgatgagaAGTTTTACCAggagtttttaacatcttcttgtggcataATCGCTTTTAACTACAataaaagatgatgggagtgggtcttcaatgcTGACTTGGAATCTAAATGGTAGATTTTTGAAGAATATCTTCTCACAGACCCGTAATGTGTAGTTGATGGTGTTCTGTTTCTCATACTGGGAGACCACCAGGGTGAAGGTGTGTGTTCCAGCGGTGGTCAGCCTCATCTTGGTCAGATAATGTGGGCTGTTAATGCGGATGCCATCAATGTAGGGAGGGGGGTCAGCTGCTCGGGAACAAAGACACTTAAAACtctacaaatagaaaaaaaaggctttttttttttctttataaatacaAACTCTCACCTGGATAGTAAACCTTCTTGCCATCTGTTTTGTAAACAACCAGGGTGATAAACTCCCTGTTTTGTGCAAAATCATCCTGAAGAAACGAGCAGACAAACATCAATAATCAGATAAAATAAAGGTCTCCCATTACAAAGTCAGCACATTAATAAAAGGTAGGCTGTAATTGAATTCAGAAGCATCGTGCTGCTGCAGGGGAATTCTTTGGACCTTGTCTGTGATGTGTCTGGTGAGCAACACCCACACTGCAGCGCCCCCTGCAGGACAAGTGACTTCCAGCCTGTACTGAGGATTGTTTGCGAGGCTGTATACGTCCTTCACTGGGCCCTGCTTTCCAtcccagctgctgcagagcgccaacacaaacagaagcacaaacatgtacacatttttatgtgtaatatttgaatcaaatcaaaatgtatttataaagcacttttcctaTGAAGCATAAACACAAAGTGCTTCTTTTAGTTCTCATTAAAGCCCACCTGTGAATGCAAGAGGACTCCCTGAACAAAGCAGGGTTCCAGCTCAGGTAAATGACATCATAGTACTGACAGAGGTCCTCCCATGTGATCCAGAAGACACCTGCAGATCAACACAGTCCTTACAGGACCTGTTTGCTCTGTCTAAGCAAACCTTACTGCACGGAAAGCAGAACAAATAAACCTGAATACCATTATCAAACTTCTTTGCTGTCTTTGGGTCAAAGTTGAGGTACTTGAGGAGCTCAGGCGTCCAGTTTTTCTCATCGCGCTCGCTGTAGCGCCCCTTCCACCGTAGATGACTCCACGGGTTCTTTAACTGCAGAAAACGCTTTCCCTGGAGAAAGAACAAAGCACGCAGGATGAAGAGCATGAGGTCACGGAGGACAACTTTTCAAAATTTGAATCACAAAAAGCTCAAACAGACATAAGTCGTCAAAATGAGCAGAGTTTTAGATCGCTGCAGTGGTTTGAGGGGAATAATTACAATAATATAGAAACacaagctttaaaaaagaagaaatctatttaaaaagatttttcgAAAAACAATAGTGTTTAGTTTTTGAAGCCTTGAGAGAagtttgtttcagttttgaaGCTAAATCAAAACTGATTAATGATAAACAATCCAGAATATCGTTAAACGTCCCAtgctttctgttttattttaaaggagcACATAGGTGTTCATGCTGACCACACTAACCTTATATTCCCTAATGTCGAGAACAGCATAGGCATGAGTTGGCACTAAACCCCATCTCTCCCCCTCTTCCTCTGTCATCACGCCCGTTGCCGTGGTGATAAGAACCTCCCCCCTGTGAAATCTGAAAACGGAGAGAGTGAGAGGAAGGACGAGAAGAAAATCGCCCACAAGGAGGGGTCTGTGCAGCGGGCACCTCTGGAAGAGCATCCGGAAGGTGTCATCCTTGCTGAATGACTGATTGTCAGAGTGCATGGCGATGCGTTCAGGGATCCAGCCAGTGAGCGCATGCAGATCAATATTCTgtacagaacaaaaaaacaaaaagtaaacattctTACGGTCTAATTTCAGGAAAACTGGCAATTTTTACTGAATTTGGAGTGGattgtttttccacagaaaaacaGCTGTGAAAATACTCACCGAGTTGGAGCCAGGGAAGTCGTAGCCGCCCATCACCTTCATGTAGGCCTTTTCAATCAGAGACACCCACAATTCATTTCTGTTGCTGGAATAGGAGCACAGCAACTCCCCGTTACAATCCACTGGCAGGAAGTCATCTATAATCACCTGGAAGAAAAACACGGAACTTATATAAAAGTTTGTTCATCTATATTAAAGGATGTGTATAAAAACCCCcacaaaaactcctttttgGTTATTATTAAGTGAAAAGTTTGAAGCATCAAGTTTTTGATCTTTTTGTAAACAAAGGTAAGTCTTAGTCACAACAAcatgggtggatatgggctgtctgagGGTGAAAAAGGTGCAAAACGCAGGTGGTCCGCATGAAATATCGCTCCATGAACCCGTAGAGGGAAAATATCAACGCACGTGTTTTTCTACCTAAATGCTGAGCAGTAGCTGCGTTTTAATAACACATATGCGCAAAACTTTGTCGAAATTCTATAAATGgcgaaaaaacacaatttcccaattacactgtttccattaaatcataattatgtggaaaaacacaaaccaacttgtGCGATAAgccattcaaaaacatggcaaCGGATGTGAAAAATACTTTGATGTACAGCAGATACAATTACATTTTTGCCACGACACTGgagctcatcatcatctatcaacgGAGACTTTGGCGTCTGATTTaggccatggagcggcgagctccttacacgtgggagcggCTACGGGTGAAGCGGTTTTGGGAAacggtggttggtgattttacagaggagccgtggatccaacaattctgcATGACACGCCCAAATTTAGATGAGCTTCatgatgctgtgggacctctaGTGGCCCCTTTCCTtataaatacttcatgatacacttaccacacgcacaacaatggtacgatCCATTTTCACCACATCCCTGGAGGTGGCCTCACAATCCTCCAGAAACTGCACACCTACACTCCCCTTAAAATGCAGCCGCTCTTCTCCATGACGCCCGACAGGCTGGGACTACCCAGaaacccacagcacccgtacgggtcaacccccccgTACAGGGTTCTTCTCCCATTTAGAGCAAACTTTATTTACAGCTGGCAGAGTCTGATAAATTGAACTGCGTTGGCGTTTGAGCCGTGCAGGTGAACATCAGTCTCACCTTTCTGGGAACGCCATTGAGGTGAAGTTTGACCATGTACTTCCCACAAGGGTTATACTCGGGTTCTCCTCGTCTGTTCTGGGGGTAGATTATGCTGcaacccaaacaaaaaaaaaaaaaagtttgatactAGCCAATCAGGAGCTGCGAGAGCAGGCTGATCCTAAAAGAAGCAGGACAGAATTTGTGGTTGATGCTGATCTGAAAATAAAACTATTCCTCGACGCAGTTCAATCAGCTCACATGAAGAGTAGAATTAGGAGGTACACATACAAAAAGAGTCCCTCTTCACTCCAATGACCAAAGGTTGACCTCTACGACAAGAGCAGAAATTCTTACAGCTCATTTTTTCCCTCAGAaattccattttaattttataacaGATGTATTGTGGATTAATTAATGtatatttgtgtttgaaattgCTAACAAACTGAGGCGGAAtcttttgattgacatgtgaTCATCGTACCCTCAGCCTAACAACAGCTCCACCGGCCGTCTCCTCACAACTGTCAGGCTTTTGTGATTTTGTCAGACAACAGTGGCTCACATGATCCCAGACTTTGTCCATTGACCTCAAATCAATCCACTGTTGAATCTAATCTGTGGTTtctataaaatgaaaatgcagccTATACGAGCATCAcctgaaaacataaaataacttACCTGGTGATGAGTTTTTTGTTGTAGCGCCTCTCATAGGCTGCACTGATGGCAAGTGATGCCACAAAGGAACAGTCAGACACCACAGTCTAGAAGACCCAACAAACACTTGTTAGTGGTTTCAGTCcaaatttaaactgttttagtCTCGTTGTctagaaacaaaaatgatcagactttgtgtttttttccatttttttaattatgttccGTTTATAATTATGTGGGaggaaaaaagaatttttatcATGGTAGTGCTCCACCTGTTGGAGGAATATGGGCAGTGCATGTGACACCCTGAAATATCAGCTCCTTGGTTGAAGctcaaaaacaagaaataacaactttaagagacagaaaaaagagaTATGACTAAACTGTTAAAGGCAGCAGATAATCCAACCTGTTTGATGCTGAAGCTGGACACAGACATGATCATGGTGGGATTATTGCAGATCTCGTCTGGACGAACCCAGCGTGAGAAGATGGCTTTCTGTTTGGGAGACAGTGCTAGTTTCCCAGTTTTGTccctagaaaacaaaacaaagtgttttatgGAAGTTGTAAAGTCAGCAGCAGCTGTTCTATCGATGCAATGCATCGACTCTCATCCAAAATCTTTCACTGCTGTCACATCGCTTTCCTATTTACAGATGTATCGTTTTTGTCCGTCTGTTGTAGTTTCGGGGCAAAGAGGGAATGTGGGTCAGGCTGTAAAACTAGTTTTAATGGTCAGTTCAACAGGATCAAATATTGGTGTTTACTGGACTTATTCTGTTGTCTGTAAAACATAATCCAAAAATCTTTTTAGTGATTTAGTCCTTATTTAGTTAGCATGCAGATCGCGTTTGTTTAAAAATCTGCAAGAAGAAAACTTACGAAAAAGGAACCGGGAAGGCAAACCGCTCCTTCAGATCCACACTCATGAAGGGCACATAGGCGATGTTGTTGATTGTAGACGTACTCCTTAAAATGGATAAACAATAATcttagcaacaaaaaaatgtatatttaaatgaaatgaaaaaaacatcgTTGCTTTCAATATAGttcaacacacttttttttaaataaacagacaTTTAAACGTGAAAGGAAACTTCTCTGtcttttaaagcacattttgttTAGTCCATCAGTCACTCCTTGTGTTTTAAATTGATAGAAAAGGATGTCAAACAGTTGAATTAAATGAGTAGGATTTTTAAAAGTCTCCAAAGGTCAGCAGGAGTCTCACCTGAGCACCTCGATCTCCTCTGACGTATAGCGCTGGCCCTGGGGCTCGCTGGACTGGACCGGCCGGACGGGGTGGGGCTGTGATCGGTCTTGGAGGGAGAAGTCTGGCCCGAGGGGAAAAAACTGACGTGAGGGTCCCCCAGAACTCGAACTACTACCGGGCTTGGTACCAGGAGTCCCAGATCTGTCCTGAGTCTGGGCTGAAGTGGATTTAGACTGAGACTCTTTGAGACCTTCAGCTCtgaagaggaaataaaaaatgtaacgaTCTACTTTTTATGTCACCAAAATAATCAAGCCTTTAGGAAAACCATCATAAataatcacaaagaaaaacatgttttgtttttttatattttttttgttgacataGGAAAGAGAACAAACTCCCTCAGGCAACAAGATCAGGCCTCTTCCTAAATTCATACGATCAAGCTGACACCTTAAACCAGGAAGTAAGGATCATGAAAGATCACAGAGAAAAAATCCAGGCTTCGGTTTATTATCTACCTGTCCAAAGCTTGGCGTGCCAGCTGCTTGAGTTTGTTCTGGAGAGCTGGATCTGAAGTCTCATTTGACTGTTGGGAAAACAGAGGAAAAAGCATGAGGGATGTGAGAGTTGGTCACTTCGACAACAAGATGTGGGAAACCTACCGTCTTAATGCACAACTCCACCGCCTGAGTGTACAGTTCAACAGCTTCATCGTCGTTTCCTTTCTCGTCTTCCTCAAAAGCCTGAGTAACCAGGAAGTGGGCCCGCTCAAGATCCACCTGCTGCCGGGACTTCAGGGGGTCAATTTTCTGGACTGAAGTTAAAATTAAGATTCACAATAAACATTCATATCAGAAGCACAAACTAGCCCTTTTCCTCATAAATGTCGACATttgtaaaatcatttttctgaATAACATGGCCGGACAAGAATTTAGCTGAAAAAAGATGGATTATTTCATTATAATACTTTTATTATGTCATCTGACTAActttaaaacatattaaagcttacattttattaaaatgtaacgCAGGCCACATTGGAACATCATTGGCTAAAagatgttattgtggcatttttcagttcagtttcaGTCTTttaggacaaatataaagaaaaggcAGCGTTAAAATAGTATTTCTGAGGACTTTGTTGTTCAAATAGAtatgaatcaggagtagacaaaaaaatactgctggaaaaagcttgaagcggtgacatagaagctacaactggaaagccacaagcttcctgctccactcccttctgatgcaaccacttgtaaacaaatagatgttcgtctttgttttcatcgcctgagctggaatctgggtctACTGTACAGTCGGACAGCTCCAACATCATttgccacttttgttgcaccactaatgctAAGTTGgagatgtgaggggctgtaagccagtgggaaagcgtgtaaacagatgggtgatgggaagtgggggaggGGCTGCTTCACAATAACGGTCACACTCACAAAGCAATAACGCTTAAACACGTCACAGCTCTGACTAATCAGAATCCCTTGGTATTCAGAGGCGTGGTCctaccacaacaaacacacacgcccAGCCACACATGCAATGAGACCTAGAGTAAAAGAAGATTTATCTAGTTTGGAAAAGTAATACTCAAAAAGCTGTAGTGAGAATATTTACGCACGACAAAGTTAAAAGTAATTGAAAGTTATAAAAACAACGTCTAAATCTCGAACAGTGGAGTTTGTGACTGTTCACACCCGACTGAATAAATCTACATCGCCCCAACAATCATTACATTTACTGATAACACAAGCATTGTGGAGCTGACCACACACAACAATGAGGCGCTGGAGCAGCGCCCTCGCTTCATGGCTACACCTGACACTGTAAAATTATGAAGTATTTATCCCGTGTAAACTTGTCAACAATTCCCCACCTCCATGCTGTGTTTGCACATCTGACATGTTTATATCTGTACATATCCGTCTGCAcattacagacattttttttatatttgtacattttctttgtacatATTGACATATTTTATATAATACTTTGTTAGATTTCTTTTTGCTCTGGGAATGGTGACTACTCAAATTTCATTATCCAAGTGGACTGTGACAAAGgaatatctatctatccatctatcaatccttactcttattttgaaaatcgtCCTAATTTTACTGTCCTCTTATTTTAATACTCCCCTAACAAAACGTGCATTTGCTGTAGCAGATATGAGTCTTGTCATATGAGAATACCTGCATTATGGAGGGCCTGGACCCGATCTAGATATTCATTCACTTTATCCTGGATTCCCTCTAGTTTGGATCCAGCCATCCCAGCATATATGAGAGCCTGAGCTGCTTCCTATGACACACAGACAtcacataaaaaattaaatcaaatctgaTCTTTGACACACAATaataaacagtttaatttaagtcATATTAGAGACATGAAACTTTAGCTTACTATAATTATTAGCTAAATGCTAACTTCGATTTTTGATAAAGTGCTGTTTACATGGGAAAGACTCAAATGTTTTTCTACTTACCTTATAATAAAATACAGCATCGTTGTATTTGGCGTGTTGGTCATACGTAACTGCTGCTTTGGCGAATTTTACAGCATCCTGCTCCAACTGAGTGAAGTCCATGATGAACGAAACTTGCTGACAGAAAGAACCCTTCACAACAACCTAGCTAAAACTAAAGCTAGCTGTCATAACAAATTAACACAATGTCGGACTTTTACAAGCTAAACAAACCATTTCTTCGACTCGAACAAAGCATAATAAAGGTAATTTGAGCTAATTCTTCAATTCAGAATCCCAAAATGTTTGAAagttctgttttcctttttttctttttttaaaagcgttGATCGACAACACAAGCATTTTCCGGGGAAAACTTGCGCAAGCGCAAAAGAGTACAACTCTCCGTTGCATTCAAGTACAGTcggaacaaaatattttttatgggTCATTTTAGATTAATATAAATGTATAGAGTTTGAATTCCGTTGAAATGCtggtggaaaaagaaagaaaacattttaacaccAAACCTTAGTTTGCAGCTATACAAGACATATCAACAGAGACCAGAAAAGGTACAATTTAAACACACAGAATGATCTGTTTTGCATATCTTGGCCAGGAAGTAGCACAAAGggttttgtaacatttttatgctAATTAAATAAgtttatgtcattttttctctctcaacgATAATATTAtacaatgtaaaaaagaaacaggataAAACCTGAAACTAGACttaaatcctttttattttttgacagaaaatgtttttaaagataatgacattttttaaaagcaaatcaagctccaaaaattaactttttttttactgcaatgaAATTCTTTCCaattgggtttaaaaaaaatatgccaCCTCTTTGTAAAACtgagtttgat encodes the following:
- the capn7 gene encoding calpain-7 produces the protein MDFTQLEQDAVKFAKAAVTYDQHAKYNDAVFYYKEAAQALIYAGMAGSKLEGIQDKVNEYLDRVQALHNAVQKIDPLKSRQQVDLERAHFLVTQAFEEDEKGNDDEAVELYTQAVELCIKTSNETSDPALQNKLKQLARQALDRAEGLKESQSKSTSAQTQDRSGTPGTKPGSSSSSGGPSRQFFPLGPDFSLQDRSQPHPVRPVQSSEPQGQRYTSEEIEVLRSTSTINNIAYVPFMSVDLKERFAFPVPFSDKTGKLALSPKQKAIFSRWVRPDEICNNPTMIMSVSSFSIKQTVVSDCSFVASLAISAAYERRYNKKLITSIIYPQNRRGEPEYNPCGKYMVKLHLNGVPRKVIIDDFLPVDCNGELLCSYSSNRNELWVSLIEKAYMKVMGGYDFPGSNSNIDLHALTGWIPERIAMHSDNQSFSKDDTFRMLFQRFHRGEVLITTATGVMTEEEGERWGLVPTHAYAVLDIREYKGKRFLQLKNPWSHLRWKGRYSERDEKNWTPELLKYLNFDPKTAKKFDNGVFWITWEDLCQYYDVIYLSWNPALFRESSCIHSSWDGKQGPVKDVYSLANNPQYRLEVTCPAGGAAVWVLLTRHITDKDDFAQNREFITLVVYKTDGKKVYYPADPPPYIDGIRINSPHYLTKMRLTTAGTHTFTLVVSQYEKQNTINYTLRVYSGGKFSFSKIPNPFTHIKRINGQWKGISAGGCGNYKDSYKHNPIYQINMERPGPLLVELRGSRQYSVGFEMVTVSTVADTGTAAFQKKNSGDYRCGFCYMELELVPAGIYNVTPTTFLPKQEGPFFLDFGSTSPLKVSQLQ